The Metabacillus sediminilitoris genome window below encodes:
- the yfmF gene encoding EF-P 5-aminopentanol modification-associated protein YfmF translates to MTYINEQLTEVNGLTLHTVTTSKFKTNTIVIKMLAPLNAQEVTYRALLPYVLQRGTKTYPTSTSLRQHLDELYGATLNVDLAKKGDNHIISLRMEIANEKFLSDQSPLLEKGMKLLSEILLEPVLDGEAFKEDIVVQEKRTLKQRIQSVYDDKMRYSNLRLVQEMCKGESYALHVNGELEDVENISAASLYDYYQKAVSTDKIDLYVVGDLNQEQVEGYVKQFFTFENNHQPIAEEGSKKAVEEREVIEEQDVKQGKLNIGYRTNSTFRDDDYYALQVFNGIYGGFSHSKLFINVREKASLAYYAASRIESHKGLLMIMSGIEVQNYEQAVSIIREQMAAMKNGDFNDQDLEQTKAVIRNQLLETIDTAYGLVEIVYHNVIAQINRPFEDYLQGIETVSKDDIVKVAQKLELDTIYFLKGKGGNA, encoded by the coding sequence ATGACATATATTAATGAACAGCTTACCGAAGTGAATGGGCTGACACTTCATACCGTAACTACTTCGAAATTTAAAACAAATACGATTGTAATCAAGATGCTCGCACCTTTGAATGCTCAGGAAGTTACATATAGAGCCTTACTTCCATATGTACTTCAAAGAGGAACAAAGACGTATCCAACTAGCACAAGCCTTAGACAGCATTTAGATGAGTTATATGGTGCAACCTTGAATGTTGACCTTGCAAAAAAAGGTGATAATCATATCATTTCACTTAGAATGGAAATTGCAAATGAAAAATTTTTATCAGATCAAAGTCCACTATTAGAAAAAGGAATGAAACTTTTATCTGAAATATTGTTAGAGCCAGTCCTTGATGGAGAGGCATTTAAAGAAGACATTGTTGTACAAGAAAAACGAACTTTAAAACAACGAATCCAATCCGTATATGATGATAAAATGAGATACTCTAATTTACGTCTTGTTCAAGAAATGTGTAAAGGTGAATCGTATGCATTACATGTTAACGGGGAATTGGAAGATGTAGAAAATATCTCGGCTGCATCATTATATGACTATTATCAAAAAGCAGTTTCTACTGATAAAATTGACTTGTATGTCGTTGGTGACTTAAATCAAGAGCAAGTAGAAGGATATGTAAAACAGTTTTTTACATTTGAAAACAATCATCAACCCATTGCAGAAGAAGGCTCTAAAAAAGCTGTTGAAGAACGTGAAGTAATAGAAGAACAGGATGTTAAACAAGGGAAATTGAATATTGGATATCGTACTAATAGTACTTTTCGTGATGATGACTATTATGCGCTACAAGTGTTTAATGGAATTTATGGCGGTTTTTCACACTCTAAATTATTTATTAATGTCCGTGAAAAAGCAAGTTTAGCCTATTATGCAGCATCTAGAATTGAAAGTCACAAAGGCTTGCTCATGATCATGTCTGGTATAGAAGTTCAAAATTATGAACAAGCGGTATCCATTATCCGTGAACAAATGGCAGCAATGAAAAATGGCGATTTTAACGATCAAGACCTTGAGCAAACAAAAGCAGTTATTCGCAATCAATTATTGGAAACCATTGATACAGCATATGGATTAGTTGAGATCGTCTATCATAATGTTATTGCTCAAATAAATCGTCCATTTGAGGATTATCTTCAAGGAATAGAAACTGTTTCAAAAGATGATATTGTAAAAGTTGCCCAAAAATTGGAGTTAGATACGATCTATTTCTTAAAAGGAAAGGGGGGGAATGCATGA
- a CDS encoding MFS transporter: MREASKKLDLLALSSVPLVMTLGNSMLIPVLPLISKKLGISSFQVSLIITVYSIVAILLIPIAGYLSDRIGRKMVMVPCLIIAGIGGAVSGWASWKMDDPFLVILIGRVLQGVGSAGAAPVVIPLVGDMFKKDEQISAGLGLTETANTAGKVLSPIIGAVLASFLWFLPFWFIPFFSAISVLLVFFFIKVPNQKEKKNQSIKEFATNVRDVFKVNGKWLFAIFAIGCIIMFVLFGILFYLSDMLEKVYNLQGVKKGLVLAIPLLALSISSYISGKKIGQNKNLMKTVTVIGMGLVTISFIAIRIQHLFIYLVLFLIITGIGIGVTLPCLDAIITEGIEKEHRGTITSFYSAMRFIGVAAGPPAYAYFMSVSEHLIYYISGGISFLAVLIVMLFIKPDKRSQDDPNSKHMPKLA; this comes from the coding sequence ATGAGGGAAGCAAGTAAGAAACTCGATTTATTGGCATTATCATCGGTACCCTTAGTGATGACATTGGGAAATTCAATGTTAATTCCTGTTTTACCGTTAATTTCTAAAAAATTAGGGATATCCTCTTTTCAAGTATCATTGATTATTACAGTGTATTCAATCGTCGCAATACTATTAATCCCAATTGCTGGCTATTTATCAGATCGAATAGGCAGGAAAATGGTGATGGTACCTTGCTTAATAATTGCTGGTATTGGTGGAGCTGTTTCAGGTTGGGCTTCATGGAAAATGGATGATCCCTTTTTGGTTATTTTAATAGGGAGAGTATTACAAGGTGTCGGTTCTGCTGGTGCAGCTCCTGTTGTAATACCTCTAGTTGGAGATATGTTTAAAAAAGACGAACAAATTAGTGCTGGTCTAGGGTTAACAGAGACAGCTAATACAGCCGGAAAAGTATTAAGTCCAATAATCGGAGCAGTATTGGCTTCATTTTTATGGTTTTTGCCTTTTTGGTTTATTCCTTTTTTTAGTGCAATCAGTGTTCTGCTTGTCTTTTTTTTCATAAAGGTCCCTAATCAGAAAGAAAAGAAAAATCAATCAATTAAGGAATTTGCAACAAATGTTAGGGATGTTTTTAAGGTTAATGGGAAGTGGCTTTTCGCCATTTTTGCAATTGGGTGTATTATCATGTTTGTTTTGTTTGGTATTCTTTTTTATTTGTCAGATATGCTTGAAAAAGTATATAACCTTCAAGGAGTAAAAAAAGGTCTAGTTTTGGCTATTCCATTACTTGCACTTTCTATTAGTTCATACATCTCAGGTAAAAAAATCGGTCAAAATAAAAATTTAATGAAAACAGTAACCGTAATAGGTATGGGATTAGTTACAATTTCGTTTATTGCGATAAGAATTCAACATTTATTTATTTATCTAGTTTTATTTTTAATTATTACCGGTATTGGCATTGGGGTCACCCTACCTTGCCTTGATGCAATCATTACTGAAGGTATAGAAAAAGAGCATAGGGGTACAATCACATCCTTCTATAGTGCTATGAGATTTATTGGAGTGGCTGCTGGTCCGCCAGCATATGCTTATTTCATGTCAGTATCAGAGCATCTTATCTATTATATTTCCGGCGGGATAAGCTTTTTGGCAGTTTTGATTGTAATGCTTTTCATAAAGCCAGATAAACGTTCGCAAGATGATCCTAATTCTAAACACATGCCTAAACTTGCTTAA
- a CDS encoding ABC transporter permease: protein MLQALEIIIPTALFVAAPLIFTALGGVLSERSGVVNIGLEGLMIIGAFVGIVFNLTFVEVFGKATPWLAIIAAMIAGAIFSLLHAVASITFKADQVVSGVAINFLALGLTLFLVKNIYEKGQTDRINMSFNKMDIPILSDIPIIGKIFFSGGYITSYIAILAALVVWYVVYKTPFGLRLRSVGEHPMAADTMGINVTKMRYIAVMLSGAFAGIGGAVYATIISRDFSHATISGQGFMALAAVIFGKWHPLGAMGAALFFGLAQGLSIIGGSIPFLKDIPTVYLLILPYVLTILALAGFIGRADAPKANGTPYEKGKR from the coding sequence ATATTACAGGCTTTAGAAATCATTATTCCAACAGCATTGTTTGTTGCTGCGCCACTTATTTTCACTGCACTTGGTGGAGTTCTTAGTGAACGTTCAGGTGTTGTAAACATCGGTTTAGAGGGCTTAATGATTATTGGTGCTTTCGTGGGAATTGTCTTTAATTTGACTTTTGTTGAAGTGTTTGGAAAAGCAACACCGTGGCTAGCCATTATAGCCGCAATGATTGCAGGAGCAATTTTTTCATTATTACACGCAGTGGCTTCGATAACATTTAAAGCAGATCAGGTGGTAAGTGGTGTTGCGATAAATTTTTTAGCTTTGGGATTAACATTATTTTTAGTGAAAAATATATATGAAAAAGGTCAAACAGACCGTATCAACATGAGTTTTAATAAAATGGATATACCTATTTTAAGTGATATTCCTATAATCGGTAAGATTTTCTTTTCTGGCGGTTATATTACGTCATACATTGCTATCTTAGCAGCTCTCGTTGTTTGGTATGTTGTTTATAAAACACCGTTTGGTTTGCGACTACGTTCAGTCGGTGAGCATCCAATGGCTGCAGATACAATGGGAATTAACGTAACAAAAATGAGGTATATAGCTGTTATGCTTAGTGGGGCGTTTGCAGGAATTGGTGGAGCGGTTTATGCGACCATCATTTCAAGAGATTTCAGCCATGCAACAATTAGTGGCCAAGGATTTATGGCCTTAGCAGCTGTTATTTTTGGTAAATGGCATCCATTAGGAGCCATGGGTGCAGCACTATTTTTTGGTCTTGCACAAGGATTAAGTATTATCGGTGGATCAATTCCATTTTTAAAGGATATTCCTACCGTATATTTACTTATTCTACCGTATGTTTTAACAATTCTTGCACTTGCAGGTTTTATTGGCCGGGCTGATGCACCAAAAGCAAATGGAACACCTTATGAAAAAGGAAAACGCTGA
- a CDS encoding ABC transporter permease, translating into MNLNRYMNILIPIIAVILGLVCGAFIMLISGYDPIAGYSALWYGIFGEPYYIGETIRQITPYILSGLAVAFAFRTGLFNIGVEGQVIVGWLAAVWVGVAFELPAIIHLPLAIIVAALAGALWGFVPGFLKARFKVHEVIVTIMMNYIALHVVNALIRDVITENADKTEKVFPSASLRSEFFENMTDFSRMHYGIFIAIIAAIVMWFLLEKTTKGYELRAVGFNHDASHYAGMNVNRNIILSMVISGAFAGIAGAMEGLGTFEYVSVKGGFTGIGFDGIAVALIGGNTALGIILAAALFGGLKVGALNMPSEAGVPNELVEIVIALIIFFVASSYFIRWILLRFKKEGK; encoded by the coding sequence ATGAATTTAAATCGTTATATGAACATATTAATTCCCATAATAGCGGTCATACTAGGTTTAGTTTGTGGGGCTTTTATCATGTTAATAAGCGGTTACGATCCGATAGCAGGATATAGTGCATTATGGTATGGGATTTTTGGTGAACCTTATTATATTGGTGAAACCATTAGGCAAATAACTCCCTATATTTTATCCGGTTTGGCTGTAGCTTTCGCATTTCGTACAGGGCTATTTAATATCGGTGTAGAGGGGCAAGTAATTGTTGGATGGCTTGCAGCCGTTTGGGTTGGTGTTGCATTTGAATTACCAGCCATTATTCACCTTCCACTTGCAATTATCGTTGCAGCTTTAGCTGGAGCTTTATGGGGATTTGTTCCTGGATTTTTAAAAGCAAGATTTAAAGTGCATGAAGTAATTGTGACGATTATGATGAACTATATTGCACTTCATGTTGTAAATGCTTTAATTAGAGATGTTATTACAGAAAATGCTGATAAAACGGAAAAAGTGTTTCCATCTGCATCCTTACGCTCTGAGTTTTTTGAGAATATGACAGATTTTTCACGTATGCACTATGGGATATTTATTGCAATTATCGCTGCAATTGTCATGTGGTTTTTGCTTGAAAAAACAACAAAAGGATATGAACTTCGTGCTGTAGGATTTAATCATGACGCATCTCATTATGCTGGAATGAATGTAAATCGCAACATTATTTTATCGATGGTTATATCAGGTGCTTTTGCCGGTATCGCGGGTGCAATGGAAGGTTTAGGTACATTCGAGTATGTATCAGTTAAAGGTGGTTTTACAGGTATTGGATTCGATGGAATCGCTGTAGCTTTAATTGGAGGAAACACTGCACTTGGAATCATACTCGCAGCAGCATTGTTTGGCGGGTTAAAAGTGGGAGCATTAAATATGCCTTCTGAGGCCGGTGTACCAAATGAGCTTGTTGAAATTGTTATTGCGCTTATCATCTTCTTCGTAGCTTCAAGCTATTTTATTCGTTGGATTTTACTTCGATTTAAAAAGGAGGGGAAATAA
- a CDS encoding ABC transporter ATP-binding protein translates to MEYVIEMLNIRKEFPGIVANDNITLQVKKGEIHALLGENGAGKSTLMNVLFGLYQPEKGEIKVKGQKVDITNPNIANDLGIGMVHQHFMLVDTFTVTENIILGNEPKKGMSINLKDAEKQVKEISERYGLSVDPSAKISDISVGMQQRVEILKTLYRGAEILIFDEPTAVLTPQEIKELIQIFKTLINEGKSIILITHKLKEIMEVCDRVTVIRKGEGIGTVNVADTNPNELASLMVGREVSFLTEKIPASPKEDVLTIENLVVKDNRKVPMVNSLNLSVRAGEIVGIAGVDGNGQTELIEAITGLRKVDSGSIKLNNKNITNMHPRRITESGVGHIPQDRHKHGLVLDFPIGENMVLQTYYQQPFSKSGVLNFKTIYNKAKQLITEFDVRTPSSTTLARALSGGNQQKAIIGREVDRNPDLLIAAQPTRGLDVGAIEFIHSRLIEQRDNGKAVLLISFELDEIMNVSDRIAVIYEGKIVDIVDPKETTEQELGLLMAGSKRKKEGEQS, encoded by the coding sequence TTGGAATATGTCATTGAAATGCTAAATATTCGTAAAGAATTTCCTGGCATAGTAGCGAATGATAACATAACTCTACAAGTTAAAAAAGGCGAAATTCATGCGTTATTAGGTGAAAATGGAGCAGGAAAATCAACATTAATGAATGTACTCTTTGGACTCTATCAACCGGAAAAAGGAGAGATCAAGGTTAAGGGTCAAAAAGTTGATATTACGAATCCTAATATAGCAAATGATCTAGGAATCGGGATGGTTCATCAGCATTTTATGTTAGTAGATACTTTTACAGTTACTGAAAATATTATTTTAGGTAATGAACCGAAAAAAGGGATGTCTATTAATTTAAAAGATGCTGAAAAACAAGTAAAAGAAATATCGGAAAGATATGGACTTTCTGTTGATCCTTCAGCAAAAATTTCTGATATCTCAGTTGGAATGCAGCAGCGAGTAGAAATCTTAAAAACACTTTATCGCGGAGCTGAAATTTTAATATTTGATGAACCAACAGCGGTGTTAACCCCTCAAGAAATAAAAGAATTAATCCAAATTTTTAAAACGTTAATTAACGAAGGAAAATCGATCATCTTAATTACTCATAAACTTAAGGAAATCATGGAAGTTTGTGATCGAGTGACCGTTATTCGAAAAGGTGAAGGAATTGGTACAGTAAATGTAGCTGATACGAATCCTAATGAGCTTGCTTCGTTGATGGTAGGTCGTGAGGTTTCATTTTTAACTGAAAAAATTCCGGCATCTCCAAAGGAAGATGTGTTAACAATTGAAAATTTAGTTGTGAAGGATAATCGCAAAGTTCCAATGGTTAATTCATTAAACTTATCTGTTCGAGCTGGAGAAATCGTAGGGATTGCGGGTGTCGATGGAAATGGTCAGACAGAATTAATCGAAGCCATTACAGGTCTAAGAAAAGTCGACTCAGGCAGTATTAAATTAAATAATAAAAACATCACAAATATGCATCCAAGAAGAATAACAGAGTCTGGTGTTGGACATATTCCCCAAGATCGACACAAGCACGGACTTGTTCTTGATTTTCCAATTGGTGAAAATATGGTTTTACAAACTTATTATCAACAGCCTTTTTCAAAAAGCGGAGTCCTAAATTTTAAAACAATTTATAATAAAGCAAAGCAGTTAATTACAGAATTTGATGTTAGAACGCCAAGTTCAACAACATTAGCAAGGGCATTATCGGGTGGAAATCAACAAAAAGCAATTATTGGTCGGGAAGTTGATCGAAATCCGGATTTATTAATTGCAGCACAGCCTACACGTGGTTTAGATGTTGGTGCAATTGAATTTATTCATAGTCGCCTTATTGAACAGCGTGATAATGGAAAAGCCGTCCTTCTTATTTCATTTGAATTAGATGAAATTATGAATGTAAGTGATCGTATCGCTGTTATATATGAAGGGAAAATCGTGGATATAGTTGATCCAAAAGAAACAACTGAACAAGAGTTAGGACTACTTATGGCTGGTAGTAAGCGTAAGAAAGAAGGTGAGCAGTCATGA
- a CDS encoding BMP family lipoprotein, translated as MKKKHGLVLSLVLAAGTLLAGCGGGADKNEEAGGEGNEDIFKVAMVTDEGGVDDKSFNQSAWEGIQEYGKANNLEKGKGIDYLQSASDADYATNLNTLARKDFDLIYGVGFQLQAAVDEIAQQQKDAHFAIVDSVVEQPNVASLTFKEHEGSYLVGVVAGLTTKTNKIGFVGGMESDLIKKFEVGFVEGVKAVNPDAKVDIQYAGSFTAADKGKAIASSMYGSGADIVYHAAGGTGNGVFSEAIDLKVEDPDRELWVIGVDKDQYEEGNGKTKDGKDFNVTLTSMVKRVDVAVKDLSEKAKAGDFPGGEIIEYGIQEDAIGIAPAPHDEHLSDEVKAKVKEFQEKILSGEIEVPTK; from the coding sequence GTGAAGAAAAAACATGGACTAGTATTATCATTAGTGCTTGCTGCTGGAACACTTTTAGCAGGCTGTGGTGGCGGTGCTGACAAAAACGAAGAAGCTGGTGGAGAAGGTAATGAAGATATCTTCAAGGTTGCTATGGTAACTGATGAGGGTGGAGTCGATGATAAATCATTTAATCAATCTGCTTGGGAAGGTATTCAAGAATACGGGAAAGCGAACAATCTTGAAAAAGGAAAAGGTATTGACTATCTGCAATCAGCAAGTGATGCAGATTATGCAACAAACTTAAATACGCTTGCTCGTAAAGACTTTGATTTAATTTATGGTGTTGGTTTCCAATTACAAGCGGCAGTAGATGAGATCGCACAGCAACAAAAGGATGCTCATTTTGCTATTGTTGATAGTGTCGTAGAACAGCCAAACGTTGCAAGTCTTACTTTTAAAGAGCATGAAGGATCATACTTAGTGGGTGTGGTTGCTGGTTTAACTACGAAAACGAATAAAATCGGTTTCGTTGGCGGTATGGAATCTGATCTAATCAAAAAGTTTGAAGTTGGATTCGTAGAAGGTGTTAAAGCAGTAAATCCTGATGCAAAAGTTGACATTCAGTATGCTGGATCTTTTACTGCAGCTGATAAAGGAAAAGCGATTGCTTCTAGTATGTACGGTTCTGGCGCAGATATTGTATATCATGCAGCAGGTGGTACTGGTAACGGTGTATTCTCTGAAGCAATTGACTTAAAAGTAGAAGACCCAGATCGTGAGCTTTGGGTTATCGGTGTCGATAAAGACCAATATGAAGAAGGTAACGGTAAAACAAAAGATGGGAAAGATTTTAACGTAACACTTACTTCAATGGTAAAACGTGTAGACGTTGCTGTTAAAGATCTTTCTGAGAAAGCGAAAGCTGGTGATTTTCCAGGTGGAGAAATCATTGAATACGGAATTCAAGAAGACGCAATTGGAATTGCTCCTGCTCCACATGATGAACATTTATCAGATGAAGTAAAAGCGAAAGTAAAAGAATTTCAAGAAAAAATTCTTAGTGGCGAAATCGAAGTACCTACAAAATAA
- a CDS encoding GntR family transcriptional regulator — MSIKSDNRHLYLQVIDKIKEDIENGTYKEKEKLPSEFELSKSLGVSRATLREALRILEEENVIIRRHGVGTFVNSKPRFTSGIEQLNSVTGMIEKANLTPGTIFLSSSIISATDDVVKRFKCEQDEEIFLLERVRTANGEPVVYCLDKIPTTILPESFGHVQESLFEMLEEKANIYISYAITHIEPIGYHEKISPILECDPETSLLLLKQMHFDEQDRPIVYSLNYFRADHFSFHVVRKRL, encoded by the coding sequence ATGAGCATAAAATCTGACAATCGTCACTTATATTTACAGGTTATTGATAAAATTAAGGAAGATATTGAAAATGGTACATACAAAGAAAAGGAAAAGCTTCCTTCTGAATTTGAACTTTCGAAAAGTTTAGGTGTTAGTAGAGCCACTTTAAGGGAAGCACTCCGCATTCTTGAGGAAGAAAACGTTATCATAAGAAGACATGGCGTTGGAACGTTTGTTAATTCAAAACCTCGCTTTACATCAGGAATTGAACAGTTAAATAGTGTGACAGGGATGATTGAAAAAGCAAATCTTACTCCTGGTACTATCTTTCTTTCCTCCTCAATTATTAGTGCAACAGATGATGTTGTAAAAAGGTTTAAATGTGAGCAGGATGAGGAAATTTTCTTATTAGAAAGAGTACGTACTGCAAATGGAGAACCAGTCGTCTATTGTTTAGATAAAATTCCTACAACTATTTTACCTGAGTCATTTGGCCATGTGCAGGAATCTTTATTTGAAATGCTGGAGGAAAAAGCTAATATTTATATTAGCTATGCCATAACACATATTGAACCAATTGGGTATCATGAAAAAATTTCACCTATTTTAGAATGTGACCCAGAAACATCATTGCTTTTGTTAAAGCAAATGCATTTTGATGAACAAGACAGACCAATCGTATATTCGTTAAATTATTTTAGAGCTGATCACTTTAGTTTTCATGTTGTAAGAAAGCGGTTATAA
- a CDS encoding YlzJ-like family protein, with protein sequence MIFYTTMPEQLMFPIMDEEYRKQSVVEMNGVQLLVQETTPSQYEVVRILSSDPQHYLDEQYCPGQKITMTFSTNGGKYGIIG encoded by the coding sequence ATGATATTCTATACAACGATGCCAGAACAGCTAATGTTTCCAATTATGGATGAAGAATACAGAAAGCAATCTGTCGTTGAAATGAATGGTGTCCAACTCCTTGTACAAGAAACAACACCATCACAATATGAAGTTGTTAGAATATTAAGTAGTGATCCGCAACATTATTTAGATGAACAGTACTGTCCAGGACAAAAAATTACAATGACCTTTTCTACCAATGGTGGTAAATATGGTATAATAGGGTAA
- a CDS encoding ClpP family protease — MTKHENYIHENETGDKDTVEGKESSIVDKIQALGQTNVPQMGQDSKIHCLTIVGQIEGHIQLPPQNKTTKYEHVIPQIVAIEQNPNIEGLLVLLNTVGGDVEAGLAIAEMLASISKPTVSIVLGGGHSIGVPIAVSCDHSFIVESATMTIHPVRLTGLVIGVPQTFEYLDKMQERVINFVTKHSNITEEKFKELMLSKGNLTRDIGTNVVGNDAVEYGLIDEVGGVGQAIQKLNSLLDKSKEEQVLQ; from the coding sequence ATGACGAAGCATGAAAACTACATACACGAAAATGAAACAGGAGATAAGGATACTGTAGAAGGAAAAGAAAGTTCAATTGTAGATAAAATACAAGCTTTAGGGCAAACAAATGTACCACAAATGGGACAGGATTCAAAAATCCACTGTTTAACAATTGTCGGTCAAATTGAAGGACATATTCAACTTCCCCCGCAAAATAAAACAACTAAATATGAACATGTTATTCCACAAATTGTTGCAATTGAACAAAATCCAAATATAGAAGGACTGCTTGTTCTGTTAAATACAGTTGGTGGTGATGTTGAAGCAGGATTGGCAATTGCAGAAATGCTTGCATCCATTTCTAAACCAACTGTATCAATCGTTTTAGGTGGAGGACATTCAATTGGAGTTCCTATTGCTGTTTCTTGTGATCATTCCTTTATAGTTGAATCAGCAACAATGACAATCCATCCTGTGAGGTTAACTGGTTTAGTTATCGGAGTGCCGCAAACATTTGAGTATTTAGATAAGATGCAGGAGCGAGTTATTAATTTTGTGACAAAGCATTCCAATATAACAGAGGAAAAGTTTAAAGAACTTATGCTATCAAAAGGAAATTTAACGCGTGATATTGGAACAAATGTAGTTGGAAATGATGCAGTAGAATACGGTTTAATTGATGAAGTCGGCGGGGTAGGTCAAGCAATTCAAAAGCTGAATAGTTTACTTGATAAGTCGAAAGAAGAGCAGGTGTTACAATGA
- a CDS encoding ribonuclease J: MEKTENIKLIALGGVGEVGKNMFVIEINSDIFIVDAGLMYPEGEMLGIDMVIPDITYLKENKERVKGIFLTHGHDENIGGVFYLLHNINVPIYGTKLTLALVGEKLKDNRMKQSILVKEIDNQTVLSFESTEVTFFKTNHSIPDSVGISFRTTMGSIVHTGDFKFDQSPYGESQMDLGKIAKIGEEGVLCLLSDSVNAEKPGYSGSEAIVGDEIADVMYNAEGRIIVAVFASNLVRIQQVINAAVKNNRKLAIVGKNMRNLLNLASSLGYIHIEEDLLLSVNEIEKYPKHEVAILTTSNHGDPLAVLSRMAKQSHKIVNVREGDTVLVAATPIPGHELVFSKTIDLLFRAGAHVVFGQRQIHVSGHGHQEELKLMLNLTKPKYFIPVHGEYKMQKAHARLAGQVGIEEKNIFLIEKGDVIEFKGNNVHSGAKVPSGNVLIDGLGIGDVGNIVLRDRRLLSQDGILIVVVTLDKQRKKIISGPEIITRGFVYVRESEELITKATEIVADIVDRSMQEYNIEWSALKLSMREALNQYLYEKTKRRPMILPIIMEI, translated from the coding sequence ATTGATATGGTCATACCTGATATCACATATTTAAAAGAGAATAAAGAACGTGTAAAAGGAATTTTTCTAACTCATGGACATGATGAAAATATCGGTGGAGTTTTTTACCTTCTACATAATATAAATGTTCCTATTTATGGGACAAAGCTTACATTGGCTTTAGTTGGTGAAAAACTGAAAGACAATAGAATGAAGCAATCCATTTTAGTAAAAGAAATTGATAATCAAACTGTTTTATCATTTGAAAGTACAGAAGTAACTTTCTTTAAAACAAATCACAGTATTCCAGATTCAGTAGGCATTAGTTTTCGTACAACAATGGGATCAATTGTTCATACTGGAGACTTTAAATTTGACCAATCCCCATATGGTGAAAGTCAAATGGATCTCGGCAAGATTGCTAAAATTGGTGAGGAAGGCGTTTTATGTTTGTTATCCGACAGTGTTAATGCAGAAAAGCCTGGATATTCTGGTTCTGAAGCAATTGTTGGTGATGAAATTGCTGATGTTATGTATAATGCTGAAGGAAGAATCATTGTTGCGGTATTTGCATCAAACCTTGTTCGCATTCAACAAGTCATAAATGCAGCTGTAAAAAACAACCGCAAGTTGGCGATTGTTGGGAAGAATATGAGGAATCTGCTTAATTTAGCCAGTAGTCTTGGATATATCCATATTGAAGAAGATTTGCTTCTTTCAGTAAATGAAATAGAAAAGTATCCAAAACATGAAGTGGCCATTCTAACAACAAGTAATCATGGTGATCCTCTTGCTGTTTTATCAAGAATGGCAAAACAATCACATAAAATAGTGAATGTTAGGGAAGGTGATACGGTCCTTGTTGCTGCAACACCAATCCCAGGTCATGAGCTTGTTTTTTCTAAAACAATTGATTTATTATTTAGAGCAGGTGCACATGTTGTATTTGGCCAAAGGCAAATTCATGTTTCAGGCCATGGGCATCAAGAAGAGCTCAAACTGATGCTTAATTTAACTAAACCAAAATATTTTATTCCAGTTCATGGGGAATATAAAATGCAGAAGGCCCATGCTAGATTAGCTGGACAAGTAGGTATAGAAGAAAAAAATATATTCCTGATTGAAAAAGGCGATGTAATTGAATTTAAAGGAAACAATGTACATTCAGGAGCAAAAGTTCCTTCAGGTAATGTTCTAATTGATGGCTTAGGCATTGGTGATGTTGGAAATATTGTTCTTCGTGATCGTCGTTTGCTATCGCAAGACGGTATATTAATTGTAGTTGTCACTCTTGATAAACAAAGAAAAAAAATAATTTCCGGGCCAGAGATCATTACAAGAGGCTTCGTATATGTAAGAGAATCTGAAGAGCTAATTACGAAAGCAACTGAGATTGTAGCTGATATCGTTGATCGAAGCATGCAGGAATATAATATCGAATGGTCAGCATTAAAATTAAGTATGAGAGAAGCACTCAATCAATATCTATATGAAAAGACGAAAAGAAGGCCGATGATTTTGCCTATTATTATGGAAATATGA